A genomic region of Leptotrichia hofstadii contains the following coding sequences:
- a CDS encoding V-type ATP synthase subunit K: MNFSQFLVQNGGIVMATLGAALATLLAGIGSAKGVGIVGEVATGLMSEEPEKFGKSLVLQLLPGTQGLYGFVIGLMVLGKLKPEMPLQTGLGILMACLPIAIAGYGSAIAQGRVAASGISLLAKNEEQNTKGIIYSVMVETYALLAFVVSIMLLGRF, encoded by the coding sequence ATGAATTTTTCACAATTTTTAGTACAAAATGGAGGAATCGTAATGGCGACATTAGGTGCGGCATTAGCGACATTATTAGCAGGTATCGGGTCTGCAAAAGGTGTAGGTATTGTTGGAGAAGTAGCTACAGGACTTATGAGTGAGGAACCTGAAAAATTTGGTAAATCGTTAGTATTGCAATTATTACCAGGAACACAAGGGTTATATGGATTCGTTATCGGACTTATGGTGTTAGGAAAATTAAAACCTGAAATGCCTTTACAAACTGGATTAGGAATTTTAATGGCTTGTTTACCAATCGCAATTGCAGGTTATGGTTCGGCAATTGCACAAGGAAGAGTTGCTGCGTCTGGTATTAGCTTGCTTGCAAAAAATGAAGAACAAAATACAAAAGGTATTATTTACTCAGTAATGGTTGAAACTTATGCGTTATTGGCATTCGTTGTATCAATTATGCTATTAGGAAGATTCTAA